In Pseudomonas sp. MTM4, one genomic interval encodes:
- a CDS encoding YceK/YidQ family lipoprotein has protein sequence MKHKATLGSTLLAVLLLSGCATVRTLDAAKPGAPIIYSGTRLDWYSLNGGCCPQERFGATAPKHAALDLPASLLLDTLLLPFAVAAELGIGLGVSGGL, from the coding sequence GTGAAACACAAGGCTACCCTCGGGTCGACACTGCTTGCCGTCCTTCTGCTATCTGGCTGCGCCACGGTCCGCACCCTCGATGCGGCCAAGCCCGGCGCGCCGATCATCTATTCCGGTACGCGCCTCGACTGGTACAGCCTCAACGGCGGCTGCTGTCCTCAGGAGCGCTTCGGTGCCACCGCGCCGAAGCATGCTGCTCTGGACCTGCCGGCCAGTCTGCTGCTCGATACGCTGTTATTGCCATTCGCCGTGGCGGCGGAGCTCGGTATCGGGTTGGGCGTGAGTGGCGGGCTATAG